From Nitratidesulfovibrio vulgaris str. Hildenborough, a single genomic window includes:
- a CDS encoding sigma-54-dependent transcriptional regulator, protein MRTSYSVLAVDDEPSIGKLLEKELSTPARAVHVAGSARQARERLRRATYEVVVLDIRLPDADGIEFMVELRQRYPDMEVILITGHGNIDNAVEAMKLGAYDYITKPFNLTELEVVVERAYQRAFLRNENRALRHAHDRGRPGVTLIGNSQVIKEVRYLIEKVAPTDVPVLITGESGAGKEVAAHAIQSLGTRADKPFIIKNCATLQKELARSELFGHVRGSFTGALESRDGLMAFANKGTLFLDEIGELPMEVQASLLRVLENKTYRRVGEKDHRSCDIRLIFATNRTLAGEVEAGRFHEALYHRINVFNIEMPPLRERKEDIPLLAEFFLARLGNGRDDLRISDRAMSCLMQYAWPGNVRELRNVLERSIILAENNLITEHALPRDLAGFAGGGGGQSGVSGVPGASGAMGEAQGPLSLEAMEREHIARILEFYDNNRSLAATALGISRKTLYRKMREYDIG, encoded by the coding sequence GTGCGTACCAGTTATTCCGTGCTGGCAGTGGATGACGAACCATCCATCGGCAAGTTGCTGGAAAAGGAACTGTCGACGCCAGCGCGCGCCGTGCATGTGGCCGGTAGTGCCCGGCAGGCGCGTGAACGGTTGCGGCGCGCCACCTACGAGGTGGTGGTGCTGGACATCCGGCTGCCCGACGCCGACGGCATCGAGTTCATGGTGGAATTGCGCCAGCGCTATCCCGACATGGAGGTCATCCTCATCACCGGGCACGGCAACATCGACAATGCTGTGGAAGCCATGAAACTGGGTGCCTACGACTACATCACCAAGCCGTTCAACCTGACCGAGCTCGAAGTGGTGGTCGAGCGTGCCTATCAAAGGGCTTTTTTGCGCAATGAGAACAGAGCGTTGCGTCATGCGCACGACCGTGGGCGACCGGGTGTGACGCTTATCGGCAACTCACAGGTGATCAAGGAGGTGCGCTACCTCATCGAAAAGGTGGCACCGACCGATGTGCCTGTCCTCATCACCGGTGAAAGCGGCGCAGGCAAAGAGGTGGCGGCCCATGCCATCCAGTCGCTGGGCACTCGCGCAGACAAGCCGTTCATCATCAAGAACTGCGCCACGTTGCAGAAGGAGTTGGCCCGTAGCGAACTGTTCGGCCATGTCCGCGGTTCGTTCACGGGGGCACTGGAAAGCCGCGACGGGCTCATGGCCTTCGCCAACAAGGGAACGCTGTTCCTCGACGAGATAGGCGAATTGCCCATGGAGGTGCAGGCTTCGCTGTTGCGGGTGCTGGAGAACAAGACCTACCGCCGAGTGGGAGAGAAGGACCACCGCAGTTGCGACATCAGGCTCATCTTCGCCACCAACCGCACCCTCGCCGGAGAGGTCGAGGCTGGACGCTTCCACGAGGCCCTGTACCATCGCATCAACGTGTTCAATATCGAGATGCCCCCCCTGCGTGAGCGCAAGGAGGACATTCCCCTGCTGGCGGAGTTCTTTCTCGCCCGTCTCGGCAACGGGCGCGACGACCTGCGCATATCCGACAGGGCCATGTCGTGCCTGATGCAGTACGCATGGCCCGGCAACGTGCGTGAATTGCGCAACGTGCTTGAACGCAGCATCATCCTCGCCGAGAACAACCTCATCACCGAACATGCGTTACCGCGTGACCTCGCGGGATTTGCGGGTGGCGGTGGCGGGCAGTCCGGTGTTTCAGGTGTACCCGGTGCGTCCGGTGCCATGGGCGAGGCGCAGGGACCGTTGTCGCTTGAAGCCATGGAACGCGAGCACATCGCCCGTATCCTCGAATTCTACGATAACAACCGTTCGCTGGCTGCCACAGCACTGGGCATCAGCCGCAAGACGCTGTACCGCAAGATGCGGGAATACGACATCGGCTAG
- a CDS encoding CesT family type III secretion system chaperone, whose product MSTIEKIIEEFGERTGIAGFALDADGTCVLSFDDIVVNLELVRDKARLYAFTVITLMPDDDVQAMALCRYALEQNLSLAISGAGILGLSQQHGLLFANAIGTEQLDLTAFEAFLETHVNVSEGLRQATQAIGAETPATDAAILQGMALRV is encoded by the coding sequence ATGAGCACAATCGAGAAGATCATCGAAGAATTCGGAGAACGCACCGGCATTGCAGGATTCGCACTCGACGCAGACGGCACCTGCGTGCTTAGCTTCGACGACATCGTGGTGAATCTGGAACTTGTCCGCGACAAGGCACGGCTTTATGCCTTCACAGTCATCACCCTGATGCCCGACGATGATGTTCAGGCGATGGCGCTATGCCGCTATGCTCTCGAGCAGAACCTCAGCCTCGCCATCAGCGGGGCTGGCATACTGGGACTCAGCCAACAGCATGGGCTTCTCTTCGCCAACGCTATTGGCACCGAACAGCTTGACCTCACGGCCTTTGAAGCCTTCCTTGAAACCCATGTGAATGTCAGCGAGGGACTGCGGCAAGCCACGCAAGCCATAGGTGCCGAGACTCCCGCAACCGATGCGGCTATATTGCAGGGGATGGCGTTGCGGGTCTGA
- a CDS encoding iron-containing alcohol dehydrogenase, translated as MRITKFAIPEIIFGNGSLNHLAPCARRLGAARVLLVSDKGLEASGWVERVVDILEADGLEWVYFNDCNSNPRDHQVHHGARVYQEERADVVIALGGGSPMDTAKGIGTIVGNGGRINDYEGANRIMRPLPPMIFLPTTAGSGSDISQFCIITDVERRLKMSIISRSLVPNVSIIDPQVLMTMSEELVIASAIDAFAHAVESYLSRLASPFTDHQALRAMELIMDNLMPAVERRDPAALERLSIASTEAGMSFSNAGLGIGHSLAHSLGGMFDVMHGLVHPVLLPHVMRFNLPVSVEKLAAIGRIVVGPRVASAECIARAGIERLHEFFSALGVPVRLGQLLPDRGVLETIARTALNDACTVTNPREATCENLLALCEEAW; from the coding sequence ATGCGTATCACCAAGTTCGCCATTCCCGAGATCATCTTCGGTAATGGAAGCCTCAACCATCTTGCGCCCTGCGCACGCAGACTCGGGGCTGCGCGGGTGCTCCTCGTCAGCGACAAGGGGCTGGAGGCCAGCGGCTGGGTGGAGCGTGTCGTGGACATCCTCGAAGCCGACGGTCTCGAATGGGTGTATTTCAACGACTGCAACTCCAATCCGCGTGACCATCAGGTGCATCACGGGGCGCGGGTCTATCAGGAAGAGCGTGCCGACGTCGTCATCGCGCTGGGCGGCGGAAGCCCCATGGACACCGCCAAGGGCATCGGCACCATCGTCGGCAACGGTGGGCGCATCAACGACTACGAGGGGGCCAACCGCATCATGCGGCCCCTGCCGCCCATGATCTTTCTGCCCACCACGGCGGGCAGCGGTTCGGACATCTCGCAATTCTGCATCATCACTGATGTGGAGCGTCGGCTGAAGATGTCCATCATCAGCCGGTCACTGGTGCCCAACGTATCGATCATCGACCCGCAGGTGCTCATGACCATGAGCGAGGAACTCGTCATCGCCTCCGCCATCGACGCCTTCGCCCATGCCGTCGAATCGTACCTTTCGCGCCTTGCCTCGCCGTTCACCGACCATCAGGCGTTGCGTGCCATGGAACTGATCATGGACAACCTCATGCCTGCCGTCGAACGGCGCGACCCTGCCGCGCTGGAGAGACTCAGCATCGCCAGCACCGAGGCGGGCATGTCGTTCAGCAATGCGGGACTCGGCATCGGGCACTCCCTCGCCCATTCGCTTGGCGGCATGTTCGACGTGATGCACGGTCTGGTGCATCCGGTGTTGCTGCCGCATGTCATGCGGTTCAATCTTCCGGTCAGCGTGGAAAAGCTGGCGGCCATCGGGCGCATCGTCGTCGGGCCGCGTGTCGCCAGTGCCGAGTGCATCGCGCGGGCGGGCATCGAACGGTTGCACGAGTTCTTCTCCGCACTGGGGGTTCCGGTGCGTCTCGGGCAACTGCTGCCCGACAGGGGCGTGCTCGAGACCATCGCCCGGACGGCGCTCAATGATGCCTGCACTGTGACCAACCCGCGCGAGGCCACCTGCGAGAACCTGCTCGCCCTGTGCGAAGAGGCGTGGTGA
- a CDS encoding energy transducer TonB — MNGWWDRGTGIAVAQHLVLVGFLLFGLASGGDGKLEGDGVGGGSQLMELSLGGPGMPVSKPARAAQATQPPPAARPPAAQTPTTRPRPDEATAVSPRKRRVEAKPRPKKETPRREVAQRAPVPRAEEKRTVDTQPTQTTSTTTAPESSHEGDSAVANTAHAGVPGTGTTPGSGGPEKGMAYGTGGGTGGGSTAHAGTGGEGLGGTGAGTGGYDRGPRAVYTPRPPYPREALHKGAEGVVMVRLLLDPSGRVVQSRIAGGDMADIFAETTLETVERWRFKPCGRQGRNVSCEVEIPVEFRIDR; from the coding sequence ATGAACGGATGGTGGGACAGAGGCACCGGCATTGCCGTGGCACAGCATCTCGTCCTCGTGGGCTTTCTCCTGTTCGGCCTCGCGTCCGGTGGCGACGGCAAGCTTGAAGGTGATGGCGTGGGTGGCGGTAGCCAGCTGATGGAACTCTCTCTCGGCGGCCCGGGCATGCCTGTATCCAAGCCCGCGCGTGCTGCACAGGCAACACAGCCCCCCCCTGCGGCCCGCCCTCCTGCCGCCCAGACGCCGACAACGCGCCCGCGCCCCGACGAAGCGACGGCGGTCAGCCCACGCAAGCGCCGCGTCGAAGCGAAGCCGCGTCCAAAGAAGGAAACTCCACGCCGTGAGGTCGCACAGCGTGCCCCCGTGCCTCGCGCCGAAGAGAAGCGGACAGTGGATACGCAGCCGACGCAAACGACGTCCACGACCACCGCGCCCGAGTCGTCACACGAGGGTGACAGTGCAGTGGCGAACACGGCACACGCAGGGGTGCCCGGCACAGGCACGACTCCCGGAAGCGGTGGGCCGGAGAAAGGCATGGCCTATGGCACTGGAGGCGGGACAGGCGGCGGGTCGACGGCACACGCGGGTACAGGCGGAGAAGGTCTTGGCGGCACGGGGGCAGGCACAGGCGGATACGACCGTGGGCCTCGCGCCGTGTACACGCCGCGTCCGCCCTACCCCCGCGAGGCCCTGCACAAGGGTGCCGAAGGCGTGGTCATGGTACGCCTGCTTCTCGACCCTTCGGGACGGGTGGTGCAAAGCCGCATCGCCGGGGGTGACATGGCAGACATCTTCGCCGAAACCACGCTGGAGACGGTGGAACGCTGGCGTTTCAAGCCCTGCGGCAGACAGGGGCGCAACGTGTCATGCGAGGTGGAGATTCCCGTGGAGTTCCGCATCGACCGCTGA
- a CDS encoding ExbD/TolR family protein, with the protein MHLSPDDDGVVSEINVTPFVDVMLVLLVIFMVTAPMMQSGLDVELPKTTTVEAVPEDTPHVVLSIGADGRLMLDETDTTDDALPSLLTERVTTPGRTLFLRADAGVPYGRVVRVLGLVRGAGVSRMHVMAEEEEAGS; encoded by the coding sequence ATGCATCTCTCGCCTGATGACGACGGTGTCGTCTCCGAAATCAACGTCACGCCGTTCGTGGACGTGATGCTGGTGTTGCTGGTCATCTTCATGGTCACCGCGCCCATGATGCAGTCGGGCCTCGACGTGGAATTGCCCAAGACCACCACGGTGGAGGCCGTGCCCGAAGACACGCCGCACGTCGTCCTCAGCATAGGGGCCGATGGACGACTCATGCTGGATGAGACCGACACCACAGACGATGCGCTCCCTTCGCTGCTCACTGAACGGGTCACCACGCCGGGCCGGACGCTCTTCCTGCGGGCCGATGCGGGCGTCCCCTACGGAAGGGTCGTGCGGGTGCTGGGACTCGTACGGGGGGCGGGCGTCTCCAGGATGCACGTCATGGCGGAAGAGGAGGAGGCCGGGTCATGA
- a CDS encoding PAS domain-containing sensor histidine kinase — translation MTRETSLDDLIGIEHSKLGFFQELRQSIVQLKAAHRESERSRLEKEAILDGITDLMMMLSKDLRIISVNHVFYDVTGVKAPEGRFCYEIFRGQDHPCPECPAHRSFVTEEVCCETSHFRINGRKFQFEMVASPIKDPATHDRQILIFKRDVTLQKEFQAKFHQAEKMATVGMLAAGVAHEVNNPLTAINGFAEGILRRVKRLRGSVDPDLHADLTDYAGTILGECRRCQEIVHSLLTFSRPHSSAFSPVNLNVVVDDTLKLLHNHLKQPKYRHVRIDTRLCPTAPVILGCEAQLKQVMLNLLVNALDALEAVAPSAGDSGDDAPPDAHGGKTAVITVAPFRDERHAGFTVRDTGSGIPQEHLHSLFEPFFTTKPVGRGIGIGLSTCYTIVTEHGGDISVESKEGEGSVFTVTLPLPRE, via the coding sequence ATGACCCGTGAAACGAGCCTCGACGATCTTATCGGCATCGAGCACAGCAAGCTTGGCTTCTTTCAGGAGTTGCGGCAGAGCATCGTGCAACTGAAGGCCGCGCACCGTGAGTCCGAACGTAGCCGCCTTGAGAAGGAGGCCATCCTCGACGGTATCACCGACCTCATGATGATGCTCTCGAAGGATTTGCGCATCATCTCCGTGAACCATGTGTTCTACGACGTGACCGGGGTAAAGGCCCCGGAGGGGCGGTTCTGCTACGAGATATTCCGCGGGCAGGACCACCCTTGCCCGGAATGCCCGGCGCACCGGTCGTTCGTCACCGAGGAGGTCTGTTGCGAGACCTCGCATTTTCGCATCAACGGGCGCAAGTTCCAGTTCGAGATGGTGGCGTCGCCCATCAAGGACCCTGCCACGCACGACCGGCAGATTCTCATCTTCAAGCGAGACGTGACGCTCCAGAAGGAGTTTCAGGCCAAGTTCCATCAGGCCGAGAAGATGGCTACGGTGGGTATGCTCGCCGCAGGGGTGGCGCATGAGGTCAACAACCCGCTGACAGCCATCAACGGCTTCGCCGAGGGCATCCTGCGCCGGGTCAAACGGTTGCGCGGTTCCGTCGACCCTGACCTGCACGCCGACCTTACGGACTATGCGGGCACCATACTGGGCGAGTGTCGCCGTTGTCAGGAGATAGTCCACTCGCTGCTCACCTTCAGCAGGCCCCATTCGTCGGCGTTCTCGCCTGTGAACCTCAACGTGGTGGTGGATGACACCCTGAAACTGCTGCACAACCACCTGAAGCAACCCAAATATCGTCACGTGCGCATCGACACCCGCCTGTGCCCCACGGCACCCGTCATACTGGGGTGCGAGGCGCAGTTGAAACAGGTGATGCTGAACCTGCTGGTGAACGCACTCGATGCACTGGAGGCGGTTGCGCCATCGGCGGGCGACTCCGGAGATGACGCCCCGCCTGATGCCCACGGCGGAAAGACCGCGGTCATCACGGTGGCGCCCTTCAGGGACGAGCGTCATGCCGGGTTCACGGTGCGCGACACGGGCAGCGGCATTCCGCAGGAGCATCTCCATTCGCTGTTCGAACCGTTCTTCACCACCAAGCCCGTGGGGCGTGGCATCGGCATCGGGCTTTCGACGTGCTACACCATCGTCACGGAACACGGCGGCGACATCAGTGTGGAAAGCAAAGAGGGCGAAGGGTCCGTGTTCACCGTCACCTTGCCGCTTCCGAGGGAGTGA